DNA from Solidesulfovibrio fructosivorans JJ]:
ATGGCCGCGGCGGCCGGGCTGTTCGTGGCCAGCATCTACTACAACCAGCCCATGCTCGGCATCCTGGCCCGGGAATTCGGCGTGGGCCCCGAGCAGGTGGCTTCCGTGGCCGTGCTGACCCAGGTGGGCTATGCTGTGGGGCTGCTCTTTCTGGCCTCCCTTGGCGACTGTTTCGAGCGGCGACGGCTCATCGTCATCACCACGCTGGGGCTGGCCGCGTCCCTGGCCTGGGCGGCGGCGTCGCCGAGCCTCACCGTCCTGGTCGCGGCCAGCCTGTGCCTGGGCGTTCTTTCGACAGTGGCCCAGCAGGTGGTACCCATGGCCGCCCATCTGGCCCCGGAGCACCAGCGCGGCCGGGTGGTGGGCGTGGTCATGGCCGGCCTTTTATCGGGTATTCTGCTCGCCCGGACCATAAGCGGCGTTGTCTCGGAATACGTGAGCTGGCGGGCCATGTTCGCCCTGGCCGCCTTCGCCTGCCTGGGCATGGCCGCGCTTCTGGCCGTGCGGCTGCCCCGGTCCGAGCCGACCTCCCCCTTAAGCTACCGGAAAACGCTGTTGTCGCTGCTCGGGCTTTTCCGCGCCCATGCCGTGCTGCGCCGGGCCGGACTGACCCAGGGACTGATCTTCGCCGCGTTTATCGCCTTCTGGGCCGACGTGGCCCTGTACCTGGAGCAACCGCCCTTTTTCCAGGGCAGCGCCGTGGCCGGGCTGCTGGGGCTGCTCGGCATGGCCGGAATCCTGGCCGCGCCCCTGGCCGGCTGGGTCTCGGACAAATTGGGCGGCGGCCAGGGGAGAATCATCATTTGCGGGGCCGGGGCGGTCGCGGCCTCGTTTCTTCTTTTCGCCTGCTTTCCCGGCTCCTGGGCCGCGCTGCTCGGCGGCATCGTGCTCATGGACATCGGCGTGCAGGCGGCCATGATTTCCAACCAGTCCCGGGTCTACGCCCTGGACGCCACGGCCAGAA
Protein-coding regions in this window:
- a CDS encoding MFS transporter, with the protein product MTKTVGKNAGRALAPELGGNTVLLMAAAAGLFVASIYYNQPMLGILAREFGVGPEQVASVAVLTQVGYAVGLLFLASLGDCFERRRLIVITTLGLAASLAWAAASPSLTVLVAASLCLGVLSTVAQQVVPMAAHLAPEHQRGRVVGVVMAGLLSGILLARTISGVVSEYVSWRAMFALAAFACLGMAALLAVRLPRSEPTSPLSYRKTLLSLLGLFRAHAVLRRAGLTQGLIFAAFIAFWADVALYLEQPPFFQGSAVAGLLGLLGMAGILAAPLAGWVSDKLGGGQGRIIICGAGAVAASFLLFACFPGSWAALLGGIVLMDIGVQAAMISNQSRVYALDATARSRLNTVFMTVMFAFGALGSAVGAHAFALFGWRGLSLLCAGCALAALGIEAFGGRRSENA